From Oscillatoria sp. FACHB-1407, a single genomic window includes:
- a CDS encoding lipopolysaccharide biosynthesis protein, whose product MTKSLAKAWFGTFAANGLILLCNVATGVLSARLLLPEGRGALAVVLFWPQIIATFGFLNVHTAVAQRASQSKADIHQLTATAIFLALLLSSIALLLTYPLLPVLLGSERVEWLPLARNYLLAFLPFNFVGVMLVAIDHGTFQIKRYNVLSLIPYVTYLIGLLILWTIGEVTVFNIIWINWLGTFIVSAIRLLSVKNILKLPSLQEAKGLILTGCHLMMATIPIALAAQMDRLIIVKLLDDTTIGLYTAAFTFANSGLNTIVTSFQTVIFPKLAGGENPGEQREILGKGLRYIMLLITLGSIALGAIAPWIIPFLFGMEFKPAVLPAIVLLVAYIPSALRQFVVNALYGLNQPRPIAINAIIMSSIFFSTAWFLGKRFELMGVLVAFLIANSIGLLHLSLYMKRQLGVVLQDCWGLNWKTLSQVVRLCLSLFAKSRISSKSEL is encoded by the coding sequence ATGACTAAAAGCTTGGCTAAAGCTTGGTTTGGAACGTTTGCTGCAAACGGGCTTATCTTGTTGTGTAATGTGGCAACGGGTGTTCTCTCGGCTCGGTTACTACTTCCAGAAGGGCGAGGTGCTCTAGCAGTCGTGCTATTTTGGCCCCAAATTATTGCTACCTTTGGGTTCTTGAATGTTCATACTGCTGTTGCACAACGGGCGAGTCAATCGAAGGCTGATATTCATCAGCTCACTGCAACTGCAATTTTTTTAGCGTTGTTGCTCTCTTCGATCGCACTCCTGCTAACTTATCCGTTACTCCCTGTCTTACTAGGTTCTGAACGAGTTGAATGGTTGCCGTTAGCTAGAAATTATCTACTGGCATTTCTGCCCTTCAACTTTGTCGGAGTGATGTTAGTTGCAATTGATCATGGAACATTTCAGATCAAACGATATAACGTCCTGAGTCTGATCCCTTACGTAACCTATCTGATCGGGTTACTCATTCTATGGACAATTGGTGAAGTAACGGTTTTCAATATCATTTGGATTAATTGGCTAGGAACCTTTATTGTTAGTGCTATTAGATTACTCAGTGTCAAAAATATCCTCAAGCTTCCCTCGCTTCAAGAAGCAAAGGGATTGATATTGACAGGTTGCCACCTGATGATGGCTACAATCCCGATCGCACTGGCGGCACAAATGGATCGGCTGATTATCGTTAAATTATTGGACGATACAACCATTGGGTTATACACGGCGGCATTTACATTTGCAAATTCAGGACTTAATACGATCGTAACGAGTTTTCAAACAGTCATTTTTCCAAAGTTGGCTGGAGGAGAGAATCCTGGAGAGCAACGAGAGATTTTGGGTAAGGGGTTACGCTACATTATGTTGTTGATCACCCTTGGCAGTATTGCTTTAGGAGCGATCGCCCCCTGGATCATTCCGTTTCTATTTGGCATGGAGTTTAAGCCTGCTGTTTTACCAGCGATCGTTTTACTTGTAGCTTACATTCCTTCAGCCTTGAGACAATTTGTGGTGAACGCTTTGTATGGATTAAATCAGCCTCGCCCTATTGCAATCAATGCCATCATCATGTCTTCTATTTTCTTTTCAACGGCATGGTTTTTAGGGAAACGCTTTGAGCTAATGGGTGTATTGGTTGCATTCCTAATTGCCAACTCGATTGGTTTATTGCATTTATCTCTCTACATGAAACGTCAACTTGGTGTCGTTTTGCAGGATTGCTGGGGATTGAATTGGAAAACCTTGTCGCAAGTTGTCAGGTTATGTCTCAGCCTATTTGCAAAATCGAGAATCAGTAGTAAATCAGAGCTTTAG
- a CDS encoding endo-1,4-beta-xylanase → MLTRRQVLRLGRGFLAGLGAIAPACAFRQQHKLAAFESLYHAPLASNLQAFGMDRPDALKDYAAARNLLYGAAANPHGLSDPVFTAAFLRECAILVPENELKWQSIRPSPTQFDFSQADRLLEVAQRHHLLMRGHTLVWDQALPDWFDEAVDRQNAEQVMTAHIAAVASHFAGQLHSWDVVNEAIAVPYSQRSDGLHPSPWLELLGESYIETAFYAAAEADPQAMLVYNDRWLDYDTPRDNAQREAVLNLLEKLISKGVPVHALGIQAHLMGHETRFNADRLRTFLRDVASLGLKILITELDVTDRDLPADVAIRDSIVATAYETYLNVVLEEPAVVAVLTWGLSDRYTWLSSYEPRPDGLSVRPLPLDEAMNRKLVWTAIARAFEQANR, encoded by the coding sequence ATGCTGACTAGACGGCAAGTGTTGCGGTTGGGGCGAGGCTTTTTAGCAGGGCTAGGGGCGATCGCCCCAGCGTGTGCGTTTCGTCAACAACATAAACTGGCAGCATTTGAATCGCTGTACCATGCGCCTCTCGCGAGTAATCTTCAAGCCTTTGGGATGGATAGACCTGATGCTCTTAAAGACTATGCGGCTGCCCGAAATCTGCTCTATGGAGCGGCGGCAAATCCTCATGGGCTTTCAGATCCAGTGTTTACGGCTGCGTTTCTCCGCGAGTGTGCCATTTTAGTACCTGAGAATGAGTTGAAATGGCAGAGCATCCGTCCCAGTCCAACTCAATTTGACTTCAGTCAAGCGGACAGGTTGTTAGAGGTTGCTCAACGCCACCACCTTCTGATGCGAGGGCATACGTTAGTTTGGGATCAAGCCCTGCCGGACTGGTTTGACGAAGCAGTGGATCGACAGAATGCGGAACAGGTCATGACAGCACACATTGCAGCAGTGGCGAGTCATTTTGCGGGGCAATTGCACTCATGGGATGTGGTGAATGAGGCGATCGCCGTTCCCTATAGTCAGCGATCAGACGGGTTACATCCCTCGCCCTGGCTTGAGTTGTTGGGCGAAAGCTATATTGAAACTGCCTTTTATGCAGCGGCTGAAGCCGATCCGCAGGCAATGTTAGTCTATAACGATCGCTGGCTTGACTATGATACTCCGAGGGATAACGCTCAACGGGAGGCGGTTCTCAACTTGTTAGAGAAGCTTATCAGTAAGGGAGTTCCGGTTCATGCGTTGGGAATTCAGGCGCATTTGATGGGGCATGAAACGCGGTTTAACGCTGATCGGCTCAGGACGTTTCTCAGGGATGTAGCCAGTCTGGGGCTAAAGATTTTAATTACAGAGTTGGATGTAACCGATCGCGACCTTCCGGCAGATGTGGCGATCCGTGACTCGATTGTGGCGACGGCTTATGAAACTTATCTGAATGTGGTGTTAGAGGAGCCAGCAGTGGTTGCGGTTTTGACCTGGGGGCTAAGCGATCGCTATACCTGGCTTTCGAGTTATGAGCCGCGTCCGGATGGTTTATCGGTTCGACCGTTGCCGTTGGATGAGGCGATGAATCGCAAATTGGTGTGGACTGCGATCGCACGGGCATTTGAGCAAGCTAATCGATAG
- a CDS encoding glycosyltransferase family 4 protein, with the protein MKIAFINPPWTLASPDQTYDSIGIWSSEIASRLAKSCHVIFYGKRGSGCSMPVQVVNQVEYRSIPVELDEGLKFLGLLHLLRFPGPGFPFFMSSLRYLNYCLRVAFDIRRQKCDVVHIQNFYQFAPWIRLINPNVKIILHMHSEWLNWFSRSVARRRLKCVDFVIGCSEHVTQKILVAFPELADRIYTVYNGVDIDNFSRQQRKTLNVENGSKTLLFVGRVSPEKGVHILIDAFNQIGQQDPNVDLVLVGPEAVADKRVIVLVNDDPKVQALEQLYLELQQSYDNSYLSYLKARISPDLVDRVKFVGVVERDHLPSYYHNADILVNPSFSETFGMSLVEGMASAVPVIGSRVGGMVHIIQEGTTGLFVESGDVSSLVNAVMTLLKQDRLRQDMGKAGYEQALNCYSWDKIADRLLALYQAQPLLEKVLVKQYAD; encoded by the coding sequence ATGAAAATAGCTTTTATTAATCCTCCCTGGACTCTGGCATCGCCAGACCAAACTTACGATTCGATTGGTATTTGGTCGAGTGAGATTGCTTCCCGTTTGGCGAAGTCCTGCCATGTGATCTTTTATGGTAAGCGGGGCAGTGGTTGTTCCATGCCTGTACAGGTTGTCAATCAGGTGGAATACCGTTCTATTCCGGTGGAATTAGATGAGGGGCTGAAATTTTTAGGGCTGTTGCATTTATTGAGATTCCCCGGCCCTGGTTTTCCCTTTTTTATGTCGTCACTGCGCTACCTCAATTACTGCCTGCGAGTTGCATTTGATATTCGGCGGCAAAAGTGCGACGTTGTTCATATTCAAAACTTCTATCAATTTGCCCCGTGGATACGGCTCATTAACCCCAACGTCAAGATTATTCTACACATGCATTCTGAGTGGCTTAATTGGTTTAGCCGTTCGGTTGCTAGAAGACGCTTGAAGTGTGTCGATTTTGTCATTGGTTGTAGCGAACACGTCACGCAAAAAATTCTGGTAGCGTTTCCTGAACTGGCTGATCGAATTTACACCGTGTATAACGGCGTTGATATTGACAATTTTTCAAGGCAGCAACGGAAGACGCTGAATGTAGAAAATGGCTCTAAGACATTATTGTTTGTGGGTAGAGTCTCCCCAGAAAAGGGAGTTCATATTCTGATTGATGCGTTTAATCAAATTGGTCAGCAAGATCCCAACGTAGATTTGGTTCTTGTAGGACCGGAGGCGGTAGCTGACAAACGGGTAATTGTTTTGGTCAACGATGATCCAAAAGTTCAGGCGTTAGAGCAGCTTTACTTAGAACTTCAGCAGTCTTATGACAACAGTTATCTAAGTTATTTGAAGGCTCGTATCTCGCCAGATCTGGTCGATCGCGTCAAGTTTGTTGGGGTTGTAGAGCGTGATCATTTACCCAGTTATTACCACAATGCAGATATTCTGGTTAACCCTTCCTTCTCAGAGACATTTGGTATGAGTCTGGTCGAGGGCATGGCATCCGCCGTTCCCGTAATCGGGTCACGAGTGGGAGGGATGGTGCATATTATCCAAGAGGGAACTACAGGTTTATTTGTCGAATCGGGTGATGTCTCATCGTTAGTTAACGCCGTAATGACTCTGCTAAAGCAGGATCGATTGAGGCAAGACATGGGAAAAGCCGGATATGAGCAGGCGTTAAATTGCTATTCCTGGGATAAAATTGCAGACCGTTTACTGGCTCTCTATCAAGCTCAACCGTTGCTGGAGAAGGTTCTCGTTAAGCAGTATGCTGACTAG
- a CDS encoding NAD-dependent epimerase/dehydratase family protein codes for MLTVGVIGASGFIGQRIAEVLHTQEKANVRAIVRSQASSSQLRLSGVDHRIANALDQSALEKAFKGCDVIIHSATGSPGFIRGTMDATYKAAQRANVRRLIYMSSMCVHGQAPAPGTREESPLRKPQPFPYNSAKIDSERSLLKLRSRGSVEVVIFRPGIVFGPRSPRIIEIANQILNGTAYLVNGGQGICNTTYIDNLVHAVVLAMYADGIDGQAFFIGEHEQVTWAELYHLLARALGVKPDQIPVVAPVGPQKTSLKQTIADSVLVQKLLASISDDLKQSVKKLLGKQKTASAPVSQPPLIGVQGSKQVERCVTYEMTLLHQSPYKLPYNKAEQRLGYTPIVRFPNAFQQTVEWLAANRA; via the coding sequence ATGTTAACGGTCGGAGTTATTGGAGCAAGTGGGTTTATTGGTCAGCGGATTGCTGAAGTTCTTCATACCCAAGAGAAGGCGAACGTTCGAGCCATTGTACGGAGTCAAGCGAGTAGTAGTCAGTTACGTCTCTCTGGTGTTGATCATCGAATTGCAAATGCTCTAGATCAATCCGCATTGGAGAAAGCGTTTAAAGGATGTGATGTCATCATCCATTCTGCTACAGGTAGTCCTGGATTCATTCGGGGAACGATGGATGCCACCTATAAAGCTGCCCAACGTGCAAATGTACGTCGTCTGATTTATATGAGTTCTATGTGTGTCCATGGGCAAGCTCCAGCACCAGGAACCCGTGAAGAGAGCCCTCTGAGAAAACCGCAACCTTTTCCCTACAACAGTGCCAAGATTGATTCAGAGCGATCGCTGTTGAAGTTGCGGAGCCGAGGTTCGGTAGAAGTGGTTATCTTTCGACCGGGAATTGTATTTGGACCGCGATCGCCTCGAATCATTGAAATTGCGAACCAGATCCTGAATGGGACTGCCTATCTCGTCAATGGAGGACAAGGTATTTGCAATACAACTTACATTGATAATCTGGTACATGCCGTTGTGCTTGCTATGTATGCTGATGGAATTGATGGACAAGCCTTTTTTATCGGAGAACACGAGCAAGTCACCTGGGCAGAGCTATATCATCTGCTGGCACGGGCACTGGGAGTAAAGCCTGATCAGATTCCTGTTGTGGCTCCTGTCGGTCCCCAAAAAACCAGCCTAAAGCAAACCATCGCCGATTCAGTGCTGGTTCAAAAATTGCTTGCCAGTATTTCGGATGACTTGAAACAGTCTGTGAAAAAGTTGCTAGGTAAGCAGAAAACTGCCTCTGCTCCGGTCAGTCAACCGCCCTTGATAGGAGTACAGGGATCTAAACAGGTAGAACGATGTGTAACCTATGAAATGACCTTGTTGCATCAATCTCCTTACAAGTTGCCTTACAACAAAGCAGAACAACGGTTAGGCTATACGCCTATTGTTAGGTTTCCCAATGCGTTTCAACAAACGGTGGAATGGCTTGCAGCCAATCGAGCCTAG
- a CDS encoding FAD-dependent oxidoreductase: MIVDARTVTTEETIETEVCIVGGGPAGITLAYELMNQKFRVCLVESGGFDFDPQTQSLSQGKVVGQPHPPLDSTRLRQFGGTAHTWESELNHIQRGWRSLPLDAIDFEQREWLPYSGWPFTRADLDPFYERAHQLCQLGPFTYKAEDWQSNGKSPLPFKSDRIMTSVSQYGDRTPFIEDYPRAISQAQNITVLLHANITEIEVDDAGQTVTRLKGRSLQGHSFWIASKLFVLASGGIENARLLLLSNQQQPAGIGNQHDRVGRFFMEHPSVIAGMLTPYKRKMFDQTALYDMHQSKSQFVVGELHLNPDLMQREQLLNSGIQLFPRYPIHYKNAQESAQVLVASLRHAKLPKRSLKHISTIARSSGDLAVAAFWKVVRSLPGLKRGYWSYLPYEKRKFKTFELVYQIEQAPDPENRLVLSQERDALGQNQAEIHWKLNSIDFRTINRVQSILIEEFNRSGLGHLQTDLENVKFFKLAGHHHMGTTRMHHDPKQGVVNAEGRVHGVHNLFITGSSVFPTSGYANPTLTIIALAIRLADHLKGMMQQGG, translated from the coding sequence ATGATTGTTGATGCACGCACAGTAACAACAGAGGAAACCATCGAAACAGAGGTTTGTATTGTGGGGGGTGGACCAGCCGGAATCACCTTAGCCTACGAGTTAATGAACCAGAAATTTCGAGTTTGCCTGGTTGAAAGTGGAGGGTTTGATTTTGACCCTCAAACTCAGAGCCTTTCACAGGGAAAAGTCGTTGGTCAACCTCATCCACCCCTAGATTCCACTCGGCTGCGGCAGTTTGGTGGAACGGCTCATACCTGGGAGTCAGAACTGAACCATATCCAGCGTGGTTGGCGAAGTTTGCCGTTAGACGCCATTGATTTTGAGCAACGAGAGTGGCTCCCCTACAGCGGTTGGCCCTTTACAAGAGCTGATTTAGATCCGTTTTATGAACGGGCACATCAATTGTGTCAACTGGGACCTTTCACTTACAAAGCTGAGGATTGGCAGAGCAACGGCAAATCTCCTCTGCCATTTAAGAGCGATCGCATCATGACATCGGTGAGTCAGTATGGCGATCGCACGCCATTTATCGAGGACTATCCCAGAGCGATCAGTCAGGCTCAAAATATAACTGTTTTATTGCACGCAAATATTACCGAAATTGAAGTTGATGATGCGGGTCAGACGGTCACGCGCCTGAAGGGACGATCGCTTCAGGGGCATTCTTTTTGGATTGCATCCAAACTGTTTGTCTTAGCCTCGGGTGGCATTGAAAACGCCAGATTACTACTGCTGTCTAACCAACAGCAACCCGCCGGAATTGGCAATCAGCATGATCGGGTGGGCAGGTTTTTTATGGAGCATCCCAGTGTCATTGCTGGAATGCTCACGCCTTACAAGCGGAAAATGTTTGATCAAACGGCTCTCTATGATATGCATCAGAGCAAAAGTCAGTTTGTGGTCGGAGAACTCCACCTCAACCCCGATTTGATGCAACGAGAGCAGTTGTTGAATAGTGGTATTCAACTCTTTCCCCGATATCCCATTCACTACAAAAATGCTCAGGAGTCAGCGCAGGTGTTAGTCGCCTCACTACGCCATGCAAAACTACCGAAACGCTCTCTCAAACACATCAGTACTATCGCCAGAAGTAGTGGTGACTTAGCTGTAGCAGCTTTTTGGAAAGTTGTGCGATCGCTCCCAGGTCTGAAGCGGGGGTACTGGTCATACTTGCCCTATGAAAAGCGGAAGTTCAAAACGTTTGAGTTAGTCTATCAAATTGAACAGGCTCCCGATCCTGAGAATCGGCTAGTGCTGAGCCAGGAGCGGGATGCATTAGGGCAGAACCAGGCGGAGATTCACTGGAAGCTGAACAGTATTGACTTTCGTACAATCAATCGCGTGCAAAGCATTCTGATCGAAGAGTTTAATCGATCAGGATTGGGGCATCTACAAACTGATTTAGAGAACGTGAAATTTTTTAAGTTGGCAGGGCATCACCACATGGGCACAACCCGTATGCATCATGATCCTAAACAAGGGGTTGTGAATGCTGAGGGACGGGTACACGGTGTTCACAATCTATTCATCACGGGAAGTTCAGTGTTTCCAACATCGGGTTACGCTAATCCGACGTTGACGATCATTGCGTTGGCTATTCGATTGGCAGATCACCTCAAAGGCATGATGCAACAAGGGGGATAG
- a CDS encoding WecB/TagA/CpsF family glycosyltransferase has product MKTFDEVVVLRTRFHKLTVQDLIQYIVDAAKVDRQTVIGHVNVRGMNFAYELPWYRDFINRADLVFCDGFGVLLGAKACGHCLESKHRMTCPDYIEDLARACEQEQVSLFLLAGRPGVVDKAIAKLEMITPNLRVAGHHGYFDKTGQENDQVIEQINRFRPDVLYVGFGMPMQEQWIRDNQSRIQARVFLPLGACLDFYTGTLYRGPKWMTDAGLEWLSRLLTEPLRLWDRYLVGNTVFFYRVLLNLLQHRLKGRSPR; this is encoded by the coding sequence ATGAAAACGTTTGATGAGGTTGTCGTTTTACGAACTCGATTCCATAAACTTACTGTTCAAGATCTCATCCAATACATCGTAGATGCGGCAAAGGTCGATCGCCAAACGGTGATTGGTCATGTCAATGTTCGGGGCATGAATTTTGCCTACGAGCTACCCTGGTATCGAGACTTTATTAATCGTGCCGATCTGGTCTTCTGTGATGGCTTTGGTGTGTTGTTGGGGGCAAAAGCCTGTGGGCATTGCCTTGAGTCGAAACATCGCATGACTTGCCCCGATTACATCGAAGACTTAGCAAGAGCCTGTGAACAAGAGCAGGTTTCGTTGTTTTTGCTGGCGGGTAGACCGGGAGTGGTCGATAAGGCGATCGCCAAATTAGAGATGATTACTCCCAATCTGCGAGTTGCAGGTCATCATGGGTATTTCGACAAAACAGGTCAGGAAAATGATCAGGTGATTGAGCAAATCAATCGATTCAGACCGGATGTGTTGTATGTCGGTTTTGGGATGCCGATGCAGGAGCAGTGGATTCGTGACAATCAATCGCGAATTCAAGCCCGTGTTTTTCTGCCACTGGGGGCATGTCTTGACTTCTATACAGGCACCCTCTATCGCGGTCCTAAATGGATGACGGATGCAGGGTTAGAGTGGCTTTCTCGTTTGCTGACTGAGCCGCTTCGGTTGTGGGATCGCTATCTCGTCGGCAATACGGTTTTCTTTTACCGTGTTCTTCTCAACCTGCTACAACACCGCTTGAAGGGGCGATCCCCACGTTAA
- a CDS encoding glycosyltransferase, with translation MVSSRIAQPSVAVGQEAKKLMLFDLDYRGHHAGYIQHLVTYWCDHNLPGQLDVLVSPKFTQQHSKIIDRYSSHPNLQFVSIHAQDYERLVDSAALETSFTGRIKRAFQEWNILQKYTKSLGTDHCLLMYFDTVFLRFAFGGTLPCPFSSIYFRPLFHYPSFANYTPAGREQVWQWRDRVCLAKLLSNQRLQTLFCLDPFAVAHLNQLDKRSRAVFLQDPVRIYHNSNPQSEHLRQELGIQSGRKVFLLFGALSERKGMFQVLDAIASLPPQICEQICLLLVGPIQPPEKEALQARIQDVAAAKPVQIVAHHAFISDEAIQPYFDLSDVILAPYQRHIGMSAILVRAAAAQKPVLSSDFGLMGEITRFYKLGLAVDSTVPAEIAKGLSQCVLQPTEQIGDRLKMKEFAQQNEASGFASKIFQHLMTVPTGA, from the coding sequence ATGGTTAGTTCTCGAATAGCCCAGCCATCGGTTGCAGTCGGTCAAGAGGCTAAAAAACTCATGCTCTTTGACTTAGATTATCGAGGGCATCATGCTGGATATATTCAACACTTAGTGACTTACTGGTGTGATCATAATTTGCCGGGACAGTTGGATGTGTTGGTGTCGCCAAAATTTACACAACAACACAGCAAGATTATCGATCGCTACTCTAGTCATCCCAATCTTCAATTTGTCTCAATTCATGCTCAAGACTATGAGCGATTGGTTGACAGTGCAGCATTAGAAACCTCGTTCACAGGTCGGATTAAGCGAGCGTTTCAGGAATGGAACATTCTTCAGAAATACACGAAATCGTTAGGAACGGATCACTGCCTTTTGATGTACTTTGACACCGTTTTCCTGCGCTTTGCTTTTGGGGGCACGTTACCGTGTCCTTTTTCGAGTATCTATTTCCGTCCTTTGTTTCATTACCCTAGTTTTGCAAATTACACTCCCGCAGGACGAGAACAAGTATGGCAATGGCGCGATCGCGTCTGTCTTGCCAAACTCTTGAGCAACCAGAGATTGCAAACTCTATTTTGTCTTGATCCGTTTGCTGTGGCGCACTTAAATCAGTTAGACAAACGGTCGAGAGCTGTGTTTCTACAAGACCCAGTGCGGATTTATCACAACTCCAATCCTCAGTCAGAGCACCTCCGGCAAGAGTTGGGCATTCAATCTGGAAGAAAGGTGTTTTTGCTATTTGGTGCTCTATCAGAACGAAAGGGGATGTTTCAGGTGTTGGATGCCATTGCGTCCTTACCGCCTCAAATATGTGAGCAAATCTGTCTTTTATTGGTTGGTCCCATTCAACCGCCAGAAAAGGAGGCTTTGCAGGCTCGCATCCAGGATGTGGCTGCGGCTAAGCCCGTGCAAATTGTTGCTCATCATGCCTTCATCTCGGATGAAGCGATTCAGCCCTATTTCGACCTGTCTGATGTCATTTTGGCTCCCTATCAACGCCATATCGGAATGAGTGCCATTTTGGTGAGAGCTGCGGCTGCTCAAAAGCCTGTGTTGTCTTCTGATTTTGGGCTAATGGGAGAGATCACACGCTTTTACAAGTTGGGGTTAGCCGTCGATTCAACGGTTCCGGCTGAAATCGCCAAGGGTTTATCTCAGTGCGTGTTACAGCCTACGGAACAGATTGGCGATCGCCTCAAGATGAAAGAATTTGCCCAACAAAATGAGGCGAGTGGTTTTGCTAGCAAAATTTTTCAACACTTGATGACTGTTCCCACAGGGGCGTGA
- a CDS encoding NAD-dependent epimerase/dehydratase family protein: MEVFVQMKVLVTGSSGLIGSEAVAYYDSQGHHVVGVDNNMRAEFFGSQGDTLWNLGRLRKTTSNFEHRSIDIRDRHSLFDLFKSISFDLVIHCAAQPSHDKACQIPILDFEVNAMGTVNLLEATRQFCPDAVFIHMSTNKVYGDAPNEVPRTELEKRFDYANPEDYHGISEECRIDRCLHSLFGASKTAADVVAQEYGRYFGMKVGIFRGGCLTGPSHSGVELHGFLSYLVKVAMAGGTYKVFGYQGKQVRDNIHSYDVIQAFEAFRQNPRPGEVYNLGGGRENSVSILETFDLVKDLSGRKVDWVYVDKNRIGDHICYISDLRKLKSHFPGWTITRSLTDILEEMIKAEIDRLAVVI; the protein is encoded by the coding sequence ATGGAGGTTTTTGTTCAGATGAAGGTATTGGTTACAGGTTCAAGTGGATTGATTGGTTCTGAAGCAGTTGCATATTACGACAGCCAGGGTCATCACGTTGTAGGGGTCGATAACAATATGCGGGCAGAGTTTTTTGGCTCTCAAGGAGATACGCTGTGGAATCTGGGACGACTCCGCAAAACTACTTCAAATTTTGAGCACCGTAGTATTGATATTCGCGATCGCCACAGTCTCTTTGATCTGTTCAAGTCAATCTCGTTTGATCTCGTGATTCACTGTGCTGCTCAACCGTCCCATGATAAAGCGTGCCAAATCCCCATTTTGGATTTTGAAGTCAACGCCATGGGGACGGTCAATTTGTTAGAGGCGACGCGCCAGTTTTGTCCTGATGCCGTCTTTATCCACATGAGCACCAATAAGGTGTATGGGGATGCGCCCAACGAGGTGCCCCGGACTGAACTGGAGAAGCGGTTTGATTATGCCAATCCTGAAGACTACCATGGCATTTCTGAGGAGTGTCGCATCGATCGCTGTTTACATTCTCTATTTGGAGCTTCTAAGACAGCTGCCGATGTTGTTGCTCAAGAATATGGACGTTACTTCGGGATGAAAGTAGGTATTTTTCGGGGTGGTTGCTTAACAGGTCCATCCCATTCGGGGGTGGAGTTGCACGGATTCTTGTCCTACCTGGTCAAAGTTGCCATGGCTGGTGGTACTTACAAAGTTTTTGGATATCAGGGCAAACAGGTGCGTGATAACATTCACAGCTATGATGTTATCCAGGCATTTGAAGCATTCCGGCAAAATCCCAGACCTGGTGAAGTCTATAACCTGGGCGGAGGTCGCGAGAATAGCGTTTCTATCCTGGAAACCTTTGATCTGGTGAAGGACTTATCGGGGCGTAAGGTCGATTGGGTTTATGTGGATAAGAATCGTATTGGCGATCACATCTGCTATATTTCGGACTTGCGTAAACTTAAGAGCCACTTTCCCGGATGGACAATCACTCGTAGTTTGACTGACATTTTGGAAGAGATGATCAAAGCTGAGATTGATCGACTGGCGGTAGTTATTTAG